One window of the Gemmatimonadota bacterium genome contains the following:
- a CDS encoding phytanoyl-CoA dioxygenase family protein produces MTSEMRQHFEEHGWVRLEGVLDGKKINAYKSTLDRIASGIWSLTGNDMTTTRIDTLILRDDSFIEFIKIPCILEAYTEIGGIAATLKNSWAFIRRPADFRHNAEEVHRYKQDMSYKKGWHRGSAPKWGMYEDECHQGMHHFPYLNFFVFLTDVGPGDGGTWAMDKSHKVHGDYSEVSKSCEPIEATCRAGDAFLFTESLMHSAPHILTENTRYSMTYTFIPPFYCNMRHYEVPEWFLQNIRNSDLRGVLGEWRGKLDQCYRKPYTYNFEDV; encoded by the coding sequence ATGACATCAGAAATGCGTCAGCATTTTGAAGAACACGGTTGGGTGAGACTGGAGGGCGTATTGGATGGAAAAAAAATAAATGCTTATAAGTCCACGTTAGATCGCATCGCGTCTGGTATTTGGTCGCTGACGGGCAATGACATGACGACCACTCGAATAGATACCCTCATTCTTCGGGACGACTCTTTTATCGAGTTCATCAAAATTCCCTGCATCCTGGAAGCGTACACTGAGATCGGCGGTATTGCAGCCACACTCAAGAATTCCTGGGCTTTTATCAGGCGACCTGCTGATTTTCGTCATAACGCTGAAGAGGTTCACAGATACAAGCAAGACATGAGCTATAAGAAAGGCTGGCATCGCGGCAGTGCGCCAAAGTGGGGGATGTACGAAGACGAGTGTCATCAGGGAATGCACCATTTTCCTTATCTGAATTTTTTTGTGTTCCTGACGGATGTGGGACCCGGTGATGGCGGGACCTGGGCTATGGATAAGTCGCACAAGGTTCACGGTGACTACTCGGAAGTGAGTAAGTCCTGTGAGCCTATTGAGGCCACTTGCAGGGCAGGAGACGCGTTCTTGTTTACGGAATCGCTGATGCATTCGGCGCCCCATATCCTGACCGAGAATACGCGGTATTCGATGACTTATACATTTATTCCGCCCTTCTACTGTAATATGCGGCATTACGAGGTTCCCGAATGGTTTCTCCAGAATATACGGAATTCCGATCTGCGGGGCGTTTTAGGCGAGTGGCGCGGTAAGCTCGACCAATGCTATCGGAAACCTTACACGTACAATTTCGAGGATGTATAA